The window TATGACCTGTATGTTCCAATCGAAACGTTCATTACTTGGAAATTATTTTGAGTACCAAGGAAAAGCGATGGAAATTGAAAATCGTACACAAGGTAAAAATATGATACTACATGATAAAGAGCGAGAAAATAAATATCCGATTTTTGAAGATGAAAATGGCACACATATTATGAGTCCAAACGATATGTGTATTATCGATGAATTGGAAGAGATGATTGACGCTGGTGTGGATAGCTTCAAAATTGATGGAGTTTTACAATCTCCTGAGTATATCGTGGAAGTAACAAAGAAGTACCGTCAAGCAATCGATTTATGTGTGGAAGATCGTGATCAATATGAAGAAATAAAAGAAACTCTATTAGAAGAAGTCGAGGAGTTACAACAAGGTCACAGACCATTAGACACAGGATTCTTCTTTAAAGAAACAGTTTATTAAGCAAGAAAGGGAGGTTTGTAAAATGACAACAATTTTAAATGATAAAATTTCGAAAATAGTAGATGGAAAACGTGTAATAGTAAAGAAGCCTGAGTTACTTGCTCCAGCAGGTAACTTAGAAAAGTTAAAGATTGCTGTACGATACGGAGCGGACGCAGTATTTATTGGTGGACAAGAATACGGATTACGTTCCAATGCTGATAACTTCACACATGAAGAAATGGCAGAAGGTGTACAATTTGCTGCAAAATACGGTGCAAGAATTTATGTTACAACCAATATTTTTGCCCACAATGAAAATATTGACGGCTTAGATGATTACTTAATTGGACTACAAGATGCAGGAGTACACGGTATTATTGTTGCAGATCCGTTAATTATTGAAACATGTCGCCGTGTTGCACCAAAATTAGAAGTTCACTTAAGTACGCAACAATCTTTATCTAACTGGAAAGCTGTTCAATTCTGGAAAGAAGAAGGACTAGAGCGTGTTGTACTTGCTCGTGAAACAAGTGCAGAAGAAATTCGTGAAATGAAAGAAAAAGTAGACATCGAAATTGAAACGTTCATTCACGGTGCTATGTGTATTGCTTACTCTGGTCGTTGTGTATTAAGTAATCATATGACGGCTCGTGACTCTAACCGAGGTGGCTGTTGCCAATCTTGCCGTTGGGACTATGATTTATATGCTGTAGAAGGTAGCGATGAAAATCCACTTTATGCAGAAGGTGATGCACCATTTGCAATGAGTCCAAAAGACTTAAAATTAATTGAATCTATTCCTCAAATGATTGAACTTGGAATTGATAGTTTAAAAATTGAAGGAAGAATGAAATCTATTCATTACGTAGCAACAGTAGTAAGTGTATACCGTAAAGTAATAGATGCGTATTGTGCGGATCCAGAAAACTTCCAAATTCAGAAAGAATGGTTAGAAGAGCTAGATAAATGTGCAAATCGTGAAACTGCTACTGCGTTCTTTGAAGGAACTCCAGGGTATAAAGAGCAAATGTTTGGTAATCATAGCAAAAAGACGACGTTTGATTTTGTTGGATTAGTGTTAGACTATGATGCAGAGACAAAAATGGTAACATTACAACAAAGAAACTATTTCAAACCTGGACAAGAAGTGGAATTCTTCGGACCGGAAATTGAAAACTTTACACAAGTTATAGATAAGATCTGGGATGAGGACGGGAACGAACTAGACGCTGCTCGACACCCACTACAAATTGTTACATTTAAAGTAGACAAGCCGATCTATCCGTACAACATGATGCGAAAGGAGCAATAACATTCAATGGGGAAGAAACCGATTGTTATTGGTGTAACCGGAGGATCTGGCTCTGGTAAAACAAGTGTTACAAAATCTATTTATGAGCATTTTCAAAATCAATCGATTTTAATGATAGAGCAAGATTACTATTATAAAGATCAATCAGCATTACCATTTGAAGAACGTTTAAAAACGAATTATGATCACCCGTTAGCGTTCGATAATGATTTATTAATTCAGCATATTGAAAAATTACTTCAATATCAATCCATTAATAAGCCAGTCTACGATTATACACAGCATACTCGTTCTGACGAAGTAATAGAGGTAGAACCGAAAGATGTAATAATTGTAGAAGGTATTTTAGTATTAGAAGATGAAAGATTGCGTAACTTAATGGATATAAAACTTTACGTAGATACAGATGCTGATATTCGAATTATCCGCCGTATGTTACGTGACATTAAAGAGCGTGGACGTACAATTGATTCTGTCATCGAGCAATATGTTACAGTTGTTCGCCCGATGCACAATCAATTTATTGAACCGTCGAAGCGATATGCGGATATTATTATCCCAGAAGGCGGACAAAATCATGTTGCAATAGACTTAATGGTAACAAAAATTCAAACAATTCTTGAACAAAAGTCAATTTTGTAATAACATATGGTAAGTGAGTGAATTTCATCATATATTTTTACTATCTGAAAAACGAATGACATCCATTTGTTTATTAGGAAGTAAATAATATA is drawn from Bacillus alkalisoli and contains these coding sequences:
- a CDS encoding peptidase U32 family protein, with product MTTILNDKISKIVDGKRVIVKKPELLAPAGNLEKLKIAVRYGADAVFIGGQEYGLRSNADNFTHEEMAEGVQFAAKYGARIYVTTNIFAHNENIDGLDDYLIGLQDAGVHGIIVADPLIIETCRRVAPKLEVHLSTQQSLSNWKAVQFWKEEGLERVVLARETSAEEIREMKEKVDIEIETFIHGAMCIAYSGRCVLSNHMTARDSNRGGCCQSCRWDYDLYAVEGSDENPLYAEGDAPFAMSPKDLKLIESIPQMIELGIDSLKIEGRMKSIHYVATVVSVYRKVIDAYCADPENFQIQKEWLEELDKCANRETATAFFEGTPGYKEQMFGNHSKKTTFDFVGLVLDYDAETKMVTLQQRNYFKPGQEVEFFGPEIENFTQVIDKIWDEDGNELDAARHPLQIVTFKVDKPIYPYNMMRKEQ
- the udk gene encoding uridine kinase, with the translated sequence MGKKPIVIGVTGGSGSGKTSVTKSIYEHFQNQSILMIEQDYYYKDQSALPFEERLKTNYDHPLAFDNDLLIQHIEKLLQYQSINKPVYDYTQHTRSDEVIEVEPKDVIIVEGILVLEDERLRNLMDIKLYVDTDADIRIIRRMLRDIKERGRTIDSVIEQYVTVVRPMHNQFIEPSKRYADIIIPEGGQNHVAIDLMVTKIQTILEQKSIL